One Candidatus Neomarinimicrobiota bacterium DNA window includes the following coding sequences:
- the accC gene encoding acetyl-CoA carboxylase biotin carboxylase subunit: protein MFKKILIANRGEIALRVMRTCREMGIEVVAVFSEADRTAPHVLFADEAYHIGPSPSTESYLNYKKILEVARDSGAEAIHPGYGFLSENTDFAREVSEAGIVFIGPPASAIKIMGDKTMARQTMLKTQVPVVPGTEEPIADIGKALNIAKEIGFPVLIKAAGGGGGKGMRIVNAASEFEGAVGKAERESQSAFGDGRVYVEKYLEEPHHIEFQILADTHGNTIHLNERECSIQRRYQKVIEESPSPFIDDNLRSKMGQAAVETAESCKYVGAGTVEFLVDKHRNFYFLEMNTRLQVEHPVTEMVTGIDLVAEQIRIAAGLPLSVKQTDISTTGHAIECRIYAEDASNDFAPSTGEIVMLQIPDGAGTRFDGAIRQGLEITPYYDPMLGKLICWAKDRDSALNRSERALREFYIGGIETTIQFCRSVVRHPVFRKGTYDTHFYTKFREELHADLAASTDEVLLVAGGSLFHHQNQIKHSSNASASTTKARSNWVSAQLGRND from the coding sequence ATGTTTAAGAAAATTTTGATCGCAAATCGAGGAGAAATTGCCTTAAGAGTCATGCGCACCTGCCGGGAAATGGGGATTGAGGTGGTCGCTGTCTTTTCTGAAGCGGATCGTACCGCCCCCCACGTGCTTTTTGCTGATGAAGCCTATCACATTGGCCCTTCTCCCTCCACCGAAAGTTATCTCAATTATAAAAAAATACTTGAAGTGGCCAGAGATTCCGGTGCAGAAGCCATTCATCCAGGTTATGGCTTTTTATCTGAGAATACAGATTTTGCCAGGGAAGTTTCAGAAGCGGGTATCGTTTTTATCGGACCCCCGGCTTCTGCCATAAAGATCATGGGTGATAAAACCATGGCGCGGCAAACCATGCTTAAAACGCAGGTGCCAGTCGTGCCAGGTACAGAAGAGCCAATTGCTGACATCGGCAAGGCCCTGAATATTGCCAAAGAGATCGGTTTCCCCGTGCTTATCAAAGCTGCCGGTGGTGGTGGTGGAAAAGGCATGCGAATCGTCAATGCTGCTTCTGAATTCGAAGGGGCTGTGGGTAAGGCTGAGCGAGAATCACAATCCGCCTTTGGTGATGGTCGGGTGTATGTGGAAAAGTATCTGGAAGAACCCCACCATATTGAATTTCAAATTCTGGCTGATACCCATGGAAATACAATCCATTTGAACGAACGTGAATGTTCCATTCAGAGACGCTACCAGAAGGTGATTGAAGAATCTCCAAGTCCCTTCATCGATGATAATCTCCGATCAAAGATGGGTCAGGCTGCAGTTGAAACTGCTGAGAGCTGTAAATATGTCGGTGCTGGCACGGTGGAGTTTCTGGTAGACAAACATAGAAATTTTTATTTCTTAGAAATGAACACACGTCTTCAGGTGGAACATCCTGTGACTGAAATGGTGACTGGAATTGATTTGGTCGCTGAGCAAATCCGCATTGCGGCTGGACTGCCATTATCTGTGAAACAGACTGACATCAGCACGACAGGTCATGCAATTGAATGTCGCATTTATGCTGAAGATGCTTCTAATGACTTTGCCCCTTCCACAGGAGAAATTGTTATGCTTCAAATACCTGATGGTGCAGGGACAAGGTTTGATGGGGCGATCAGACAGGGTCTGGAGATTACGCCATACTATGACCCCATGCTTGGGAAACTGATTTGCTGGGCCAAGGATAGAGATTCAGCACTTAACCGCAGTGAACGAGCGCTCCGAGAATTTTATATCGGTGGTATTGAAACAACCATTCAGTTTTGCCGCTCAGTAGTGAGACATCCAGTATTCCGAAAAGGGACGTATGATACTCACTTCTATACCAAATTCAGAGAAGAATTACATGCAGACCTGGCTGCTTCAACTGACGAAGTACTATTGGTTGCAGGTGGTTCGCTTTTTCATCATCAAAATCAAATCAAGCATAGTTCAAACGCATCAGCTTCAACAACGAAAGCTCGGTCAAACTGGGTCAGTGCGCAGCTGGGGAGAAATGATTGA
- a CDS encoding acetyl-CoA carboxylase biotin carboxyl carrier protein subunit: MMKFEINAGQRSLEANFSIESNELIIMTGERELRFEAIQVQPGVYSVLMNNRSFVVGVCPREVNRVNVNGTPIHLELLDAVHLHLRELGWDSLQDVKTGLISAQIPGLVTKIFHTVGDQVKAGDPLFLIEAMKMENEIKSPVGGVVKRIGVAEGQTVEKGTNIIEIV, from the coding sequence TTGATGAAGTTCGAAATCAATGCTGGTCAGAGATCCTTAGAAGCCAATTTTAGTATAGAATCCAACGAATTAATCATCATGACGGGTGAAAGAGAATTGCGTTTTGAGGCGATACAGGTTCAGCCGGGAGTTTATAGTGTCCTGATGAACAATCGATCATTTGTAGTTGGGGTTTGCCCCAGAGAAGTTAATCGAGTGAATGTAAATGGAACCCCTATCCATCTGGAACTCCTTGATGCAGTACATCTGCACCTTAGAGAATTAGGCTGGGATTCACTTCAAGATGTCAAAACGGGCTTGATAAGCGCACAAATTCCTGGTCTGGTGACCAAGATCTTCCATACTGTTGGGGATCAGGTTAAAGCGGGTGATCCTCTTTTCCTGATTGAAGCCATGAAGATGGAAAATGAGATAAAATCTCCTGTAGGGGGTGTGGTAAAAAGAATTGGTGTTGCTGAAGGGCAAACCGTTGAAAAGGGAACAAACATTATCGAGATTGTGTAA